TGGTGATGCCGGTAAATTGTGGAAGGCGCTGCGTGGATAAGTCATCGAAAGAGCCGTTGCCATTATTGCGCAGCAGGCTATTTTGTGTTTCGCTACCAATGAGCATGTCCGGCAGCCCATCATCATTAAAGTCGGTTAAATCGACCGATGTAAAAGCACCGTTAACAGGGATTTGATTACTAAGATCTGAGAAATTGTTCTGACTATTAATATACAACTCGCTGTTTTGCGTGCTGTTAGTTGCAAGATTTACAAAGAAAATATCTGTGCGCCCGTCACTATTAAAATCAGTGGTAATGACAGATTGGGAATTATTGGCTTGAGACGAGATAATGGAGGTAGAGAATGTCCCATTGCCATTGTTAAAAAGTATGAGATTTCGTGCAGTTGGCAGGGCAAGAGCAATATCCAGATCACCATCGCCGTCAAGATCAGCGGTTGAAGCATTGTTGGATGTTCCTGAAAGATTGGAAGGCAGGCTATCGGTTGCTGTATAAAAAACGCTGGCAGTATCAGGTCTGCCGCCATCATCTCCGTCGTCATTAAGATTTAGCTGGCACGAACTGCTAATCAGCCCCACAAATAAAATTATGCAAATTAGGTAGCTGATCTTCATAATTGATATCCCTTACGAGTTTAAAGTAACAGCAGATCAATAATTACAAAGGCCCAAACTGCAGGCAGATAACCAAAAGAAGCAAACATCAACTTTTTGGCGGATGATTTGTTACGTTTAAAAACAAAATGGATACCATAGTAGAGAAATACAAGACTGCTGGCGATAGCGCCTACCAAATAGAGCCAGCTGTTCATCCCAACGAGATATAATCCTGCAGAGACCGGGAGAAGTGCAATAAGACAAGGTAAAATCATTGCTGAAGCTTTAAATCCTTTGCCATCGTTTTTAGGTAGCATCTGAAATCCGGCGGTAGAATAGTCATCCTTACAGACCCAGGCAATAGCCATCACGTGAGGAACCTGCCACAAAAATACAATGGTAAACAAAATCCACATCGTGGTACTGCCCAAATGTCCGGTAGCTGCCGCCCATCCGCCAACAGGAGGTAGTGCACCCGGGATAGCTCCGATAAATACGTTAACAACGGAGATGCGCTTCATGGGCGTATAGATGCCGAGATATATCAATGTGGTGAGAAGGGATACGATCCCGGCGACAAAATTAACAACGGCCAACAGGTAGATGAGTCCGCCAAAAATTAATCCCAAAGAGAAGATAACGCTTTGCTTAGGACTAATTTTACTTGCCGGCACGGGTCGTTGTTGAGTGCGTTTCATCTTGCCGTCAAAACGCCACTCCAAAAATTGATTGTGTGCTGCTGTGCCTGATGCAATGAGCCAAGTACCAATTGTGGCATGCAACATGGTCATATAGCTAATCTCACTTCCCGATCCCAGGATAAAACCGATAAGCATACTGGCCAACACAGTAAAAGTAATGCCGGGTTTTGTCAGCTCGTAATAAGCTGTAAGCTTTTCCGTATTGATAGCGTTTAAAAGGGTAGTATCTGTGCGAATATTCATGCTTTGAGAGTACTTTAAATCATGCTCAATTTATGGATTTTTCTCCTAAATTGTTATTCTCACAGAGACATAATTTCTATTATAATTGGACTTATTCTACTGGACTTTAAGTTCAATTGAGACAACAGAATTTGTAATTACATCGGCTAAGCCTGAAAGATTTATTATGAAACTGAATACCTATCAGAAAGTTGCACTCAGTACCGTAGCAGCAACGATTTTCCTCATCTTCGTTGGCGGATTAGTTCGTGCTTCAGGTGCGGGATTGGGGTGTCCCGACTGGCCTAAATGTTTTGGTATGTGGATGCCACCTATATCTCCAGCAGAACTGCCAAACAATTACGATCTGTCAGAGTTTAATGTTTTCAAAACGTGGACGGAGTATGTTAATCGTCTGATTGGGGTTATCATTGGTCTTCTCATTACAGTTACTTTTGCACTTTCATTCCGATATCGAAAAGATAAACCCAAAGTGTTGTATAGTTCAGCAACTGCATTTGTACTGGTACTCGTGCAGGGATGGCTAGGCGGGCAAGTGGTGCTGACAGGCTTAAGGGAATGGCTGATTACACT
The sequence above is a segment of the Fodinibius salinus genome. Coding sequences within it:
- a CDS encoding FG-GAP repeat domain-containing protein, which gives rise to MKISYLICIILFVGLISSSCQLNLNDDGDDGGRPDTASVFYTATDSLPSNLSGTSNNASTADLDGDGDLDIALALPTARNLILFNNGNGTFSTSIISSQANNSQSVITTDFNSDGRTDIFFVNLATNSTQNSELYINSQNNFSDLSNQIPVNGAFTSVDLTDFNDDGLPDMLIGSETQNSLLRNNGNGSFDDLSTQRLPQFTGITRDVVFGDITGNNLEDIIIANQNSNRVLINTGSGFFTDQSGRYPFLNQVEESRDVELADVDADGDLDLFVGNSNLQGGASSQDRLLINKQGSFVDQTTDRLPDLSSNTFDTEFADFDGDRAIDLAVGNYDGGLRLLLNNGNGFFNDQSDSWIPKNFFPLTTDIEIGDYNNDGSFDIYVAVRNGTDQLLLQHSQ
- the cyoE gene encoding heme o synthase, with amino-acid sequence MNIRTDTTLLNAINTEKLTAYYELTKPGITFTVLASMLIGFILGSGSEISYMTMLHATIGTWLIASGTAAHNQFLEWRFDGKMKRTQQRPVPASKISPKQSVIFSLGLIFGGLIYLLAVVNFVAGIVSLLTTLIYLGIYTPMKRISVVNVFIGAIPGALPPVGGWAAATGHLGSTTMWILFTIVFLWQVPHVMAIAWVCKDDYSTAGFQMLPKNDGKGFKASAMILPCLIALLPVSAGLYLVGMNSWLYLVGAIASSLVFLYYGIHFVFKRNKSSAKKLMFASFGYLPAVWAFVIIDLLLL